A window of Castanea sativa cultivar Marrone di Chiusa Pesio chromosome 1, ASM4071231v1 contains these coding sequences:
- the LOC142621738 gene encoding uncharacterized protein LOC142621738 codes for MMGKMRSSMASLMLAVLVAVVSLSLPSETNANYPYASPPPPPYHYTSPPPPPYHPAPHYPPHFPPHHPKHSPPPPVPVKPVHPPHHPHYPPHLPPHHPPPKKPYKYFSPPPPVKPHHPPHYPPHHPVHPPHYPPHHPVHPPHHPVHPPHYPPHIPPHHPPTPVYKYKSPPPPPAHPVLPPYKYKSPPPPPPVYKYKSPPPPPPHPVLPPYKYKSPPPPPPVYKYKSPPPPPPHPVLPPYKYKSPPPPPPVYKYKSPPPPPPHPVLPPYKYKSPPPPPPVYKYKSPPPPPPHPVLPPYKYKSPPPPPPVYKYKSPPPPPPHPVLPPYKYKSPPPPPPVYKYKSPPPPPPHPVLPPYKYKSPPPPPPHPIYKYKSPPPPPPHPKPHPYPHPHPHPHPHPHPVPPYKYKSPPPPPPVYKYKSPPPPPPHPHPHPHPHPHPHPVPHPTLPPYAYKSPPPPPPVYKYKSPPPPPPVYKYKSPPPPPPHYIYSSPPPPHY; via the coding sequence ATGATGGGGAAAATGAGGTCCTCAATGGCCTCTCTCATGCTCGCTGTCTTAGTAGCAGTAGTATCACTTAGCTTGCCATCAGAAACCAACGCAAACTACCCATATGcctctcctccaccacctccttacCACTACACATCACCACCACCGCCTCCTTACCACCCAGCACCACACTACCCACCACACTTTCCACCCCACCACCCAAAGCACTCTCCTCCTCCACCAGTACCAGTGAAGCCAGTGCACCCACCACACCACCCACATTATCCACCACACCTTCCACCCCATCACCCACCACCCAAGAAGCCCTACAAGTACttctctcctccaccacctGTGAAACCACACCATCCTCCTCATTACCCACCACACCACCCAGTGCACCCACCACATTACCCACCACACCACCCAGTGCACCCACCACACCACCCAGTGCACCCACCACATTACCCCCCACATATCCCACCACATCACCCACCTACTCCAGTTTACAAGTACAagtctcctcctccaccaccagCACACCCAGTACTCCCACCATATAAGTACAAGTCACCTCCTCCACCTCCTCCTGTTTACAAGTACAAGTCTCCTCCTCCACCCCCACCACACCCAGTACTCCCACCATATAAGTACAAGTCTCCTCCTCCACCTCCTCCAGTTTACAAGTACAAGTCTCCCCCACCACCGCCACCACACCCAGTACTCCCACCATATAAGTACAAGTCTCCTCCTCCACCTCCTCCTGTTTACAAGTACAAGTCTCCCCCACCACCGCCACCACACCCAGTACTCCCACCATATAAGTACAAGTCTCCTCCTCCACCTCCTCCTGTTTACAAGTACAAGTCTCCCCCACCACCGCCACCACACCCCGTACTCCCACCATATAAGTACAAGTCTCCTCCTCCACCTCCTCCTGTTTACAAGTACAAGTCTCCTCCTCCACCCCCACCACACCCAGTACTCCCACCATATAAGTACAAGTCACCTCCTCCACCTCCTCCTGTTTACAAGTACAAGTCTCCTCCTCCACCCCCACCACACCCAGTACTCCCACCATATAAGTACAAGTCTCCTCCACCACCCCCACCACACCCAATTTACAAGTACAAGTCTCCTCCACCACCCCCACCACACCCAAAGCCACACCCATACcctcacccacacccacacccacacccacacccacacccagtCCCACCATACAAGTACAAGTCccctcctcctccaccaccagTTTACAAATACAAGTCTCCTCCACCACCCccaccacacccacacccacacccacacccacacccacacccacatcCAGTTCCCCACCCAACACTCCCACCATACGCGTATAAgtctcctccaccaccaccaccagtttACAAATACAAGTCTCCTCCTCCACCTCCTCCAGTCTACAAGTACAAGTccccacctccaccaccaccacactACATCTACTCATCACCCCCTCCTCCTCACTACTAG